Proteins encoded by one window of Rutidosis leptorrhynchoides isolate AG116_Rl617_1_P2 chromosome 7, CSIRO_AGI_Rlap_v1, whole genome shotgun sequence:
- the LOC139860386 gene encoding secreted RxLR effector protein 161-like translates to MESRVHVTKDEGGVAVDPTKYRSIIRSLYYLINTRPYLEYAVGIMSRFMESPKECHFKAIKLILRYIKGTVNFGLFYQKGGDRKVLGYNDSSHGVDLDDRKGTTRIVFYYSRNLIIWCSSKQRTVALLSCEADFMAATEASCQALQLRNLLVDLTGLKVECVKIRVDNR, encoded by the coding sequence ATGGAATCAAGAGTGCACGTGACTAAAGATGAAGGCGGTGTAGCTGTTGATCCTACGAAATATAGAAGTATAATTAGAAGTCTCTATTATCTCATTAATACCAGACCATACCTCGAATATGCAGTAGGAATCATGAGCAGGTTTATGGAATCACCTAAGGAATGTCACTTTAAAGCCATCAAGCTGATATTGAGGTACATTAAAGGAACGGTGAACTTTGGACTGTTTTATCAAAAGGGAGGTGATCGAAAGGTGCTTGGTTACAATGATTCTAGTCATGGTGTGGACCTCGATGATCGAAAAGGTACTACTCGAATAGTTTTTTACTATTCTAGAAATTTAATCATATGGTGTTCGAGCAAGCAACGAACTGTAGCCCTCTTATCATGCGAAGCAGATTTTATGGCAGCAACCGAGGCCTCATGTCAAGCACTACAGTTACGAAATTTATTGGTAGACTTGACTGGATTGAAGGTTGAATGTGTGAAGATAAGAGTAGATAACAGGTAA